From Fluviispira vulneris, a single genomic window includes:
- a CDS encoding Eco57I restriction-modification methylase domain-containing protein, whose amino-acid sequence MINKNSAIHLEGALFHRDFIESLTERNIEQKIKRELYSLTGAESLKEKIHRSWNELLLKWNAWSKLRQEEKQLSHKDWNKDELDHERLKTKIEFLSELFSELGYSIPNSLGIEKKLNSNSYKLDYIEDNQIPLLFTSVWEDFDSQRNFSILRESANENSLVERKVTAHSLMQEYLNAASEHLWGVISNGKSIRLLRDTASLTRQSYIEFDCDFIFSENDIASFEKLYLLCHKSVFLLKKEKSKEIIIELWHKKAMESGIRALDKLKIGVSKAIEYLASGFISDYSEAGERLRAQLESGECTKQEFYRQSLRWIYRLVFLFVAEDRNLLHGPKAANKARELYKKYYSTERLRIFATNGQTGSAHFDLWLSFKLITQALGSEEGLTSLALPALGGFLFSNEATSFLNDANVSNEYFLNSLRSLCFTEDDKGTKQRVNWGHLGAEELGGVYESLLPLIPNINFELKRVSIGAQNNEEFTDERKVTGAHYTPTRILNSVLDFALKASIEDALEKGKTAKDKEKELFKLRILDPACGSGHFLVAAAHRLGLEIAKLRTGDDSPPPLDLRMAVREVIRKCIYGLDVNPMAIDLCRVALWMESMEAGKPLTFLEHHIRVGDALLGVPTKSMCAAIQKELSEEIAKREKEREKLIAALGNSFHLPEKEREAKLKIKKQLEKEIRGLAYELWPSHIPNAAYTAQPEFKDPAQRGLSYLADNKTIANNARDLNKKQLKSGVEPFMGIASEDLAEAFNQLSETDVEDAKSRISREKEFLKLKQEKQYLLEKLRADLWCAAFFWQYQAGNSVAPTLADLHNNENLHPEKLAETKRLADIYNFFHLELEWPEVFKDGGFHCVLGNPPFLGGSRISSNLGNKYLNFLKVQNRNSNVTTDLCAYFFTRYFMSLKLNGNLGFIATSTIAQGYTKDASLTPIVCKWRGIITNAITSTPWEGMASLQVSVVHIAKEKDHAQKTINGIKTHIINEELSERKSGNIFVLVENAEESFQGSFILGRGFTLEPKTELKIMQENLVNENKNPNDILFPYITGDDLNTSPAQEASRYVINFFDWPLRRAGNKEWDQISKSLVNERKHINGENNSIFFGIAAPNYTGSVAADYPSAINRVEKLVKPEREENIGKNTIADNRGKYWWKYASSAKGLYNYLNIQSETFAIARVSAHCCPTIINSKQVFSDKIVVLGTNIRSIYIILQSHFHELWMDKNCSTLGKTRTYSPSSCFETFPFPRPSREQLQMLNSLGEKYLAQRKSICLERNIGLTKVYNLFHNQKLSNSEEIDKQNPPFDDIYALRNLHKQINEAVLAAYQWQDIELCMDFYEGQDAGKYLEKGEFRYTPSPAAREQILERLSLLNNERKKEEEQQLLLGKEIKKSFAYFDLDEEIKGTERKKDKHVKEKEYELSE is encoded by the coding sequence ATGATAAATAAAAATTCAGCAATTCATTTAGAGGGTGCTTTATTTCATCGTGATTTTATTGAAAGTCTAACTGAAAGAAATATAGAGCAGAAAATAAAACGTGAACTTTATTCATTAACTGGGGCAGAGAGCTTAAAAGAAAAAATTCACAGATCTTGGAACGAACTTTTACTCAAATGGAATGCTTGGTCGAAACTAAGACAAGAAGAAAAGCAATTGAGTCATAAAGATTGGAATAAAGATGAATTGGATCATGAGCGCTTAAAAACCAAAATCGAATTTTTAAGTGAATTATTTTCTGAATTAGGTTATTCCATTCCAAATTCCTTAGGGATAGAAAAAAAACTGAACTCCAACTCATATAAATTAGATTATATTGAAGACAATCAAATTCCATTGTTGTTTACCAGTGTGTGGGAAGATTTCGACTCCCAGCGTAATTTTTCTATATTGCGCGAAAGTGCAAATGAAAACTCGCTTGTGGAACGTAAAGTAACAGCGCATTCGCTTATGCAAGAGTATTTAAATGCGGCTTCGGAACATCTTTGGGGGGTTATCTCCAATGGGAAATCCATTCGCCTCTTAAGAGATACTGCGAGCTTAACAAGACAATCCTATATAGAATTCGACTGTGATTTTATTTTCTCTGAGAACGACATTGCCAGTTTTGAAAAATTATATTTACTATGTCACAAGAGCGTTTTTTTATTAAAAAAAGAGAAATCAAAAGAAATTATAATTGAGCTCTGGCATAAAAAAGCAATGGAAAGCGGCATTCGCGCCCTCGATAAACTTAAAATTGGGGTGAGCAAAGCTATTGAGTACTTGGCGTCTGGTTTTATCTCTGACTATTCTGAAGCTGGAGAAAGACTTCGTGCACAATTAGAATCAGGTGAATGCACAAAACAAGAATTCTATCGGCAATCGTTACGCTGGATTTATCGCTTGGTTTTTTTATTTGTTGCAGAAGATCGCAATTTATTGCATGGGCCAAAAGCAGCAAATAAAGCGAGAGAACTGTATAAAAAATATTATTCAACCGAACGCTTGCGCATTTTTGCCACCAATGGGCAAACGGGCAGCGCGCACTTTGACCTGTGGCTTTCTTTTAAGCTCATTACCCAAGCCTTAGGTAGCGAAGAGGGTTTGACGAGTCTTGCTTTACCGGCACTCGGAGGATTTTTATTTTCAAATGAAGCAACCAGTTTTTTAAACGATGCGAATGTCAGTAATGAATATTTTTTAAATTCACTCCGCTCACTCTGTTTCACCGAAGATGATAAAGGAACAAAGCAGAGAGTCAATTGGGGACATTTAGGTGCCGAAGAACTTGGTGGTGTGTATGAGAGTTTGTTACCTTTAATCCCCAATATTAATTTTGAATTGAAGCGGGTTTCTATCGGCGCACAAAACAATGAAGAGTTTACCGACGAACGTAAAGTAACAGGAGCGCACTATACGCCTACACGCATATTAAATTCCGTCCTCGATTTTGCTTTAAAAGCTTCGATTGAAGATGCCCTCGAAAAAGGAAAAACGGCGAAAGACAAAGAAAAAGAATTGTTTAAACTCAGGATTTTGGATCCCGCCTGCGGCAGTGGGCATTTTTTAGTGGCTGCCGCCCATCGGCTTGGCCTTGAAATTGCGAAACTCCGCACCGGCGATGATTCCCCGCCACCGCTTGATTTACGCATGGCCGTAAGAGAAGTCATTCGCAAATGCATTTATGGCTTGGACGTGAACCCCATGGCGATCGACCTGTGCCGCGTGGCGCTCTGGATGGAGTCCATGGAAGCAGGCAAACCGCTGACTTTCTTAGAACACCACATTCGCGTGGGCGATGCCCTGCTCGGTGTGCCAACCAAGAGTATGTGCGCTGCCATACAAAAAGAATTGAGCGAAGAAATCGCCAAGCGCGAAAAAGAGCGGGAGAAGTTGATAGCGGCCTTAGGCAACTCATTCCATTTGCCTGAAAAAGAGCGGGAAGCAAAATTAAAAATAAAGAAACAACTGGAAAAAGAAATCCGCGGGCTTGCCTACGAACTGTGGCCAAGCCATATTCCAAACGCAGCTTATACCGCGCAGCCTGAATTCAAAGACCCTGCGCAGCGTGGACTTTCTTACTTGGCGGACAACAAAACCATTGCCAATAATGCACGGGATTTAAATAAAAAGCAGCTCAAAAGTGGGGTTGAACCCTTTATGGGCATAGCAAGTGAAGACTTAGCTGAGGCCTTTAATCAATTGTCGGAAACAGACGTGGAAGATGCCAAAAGTCGTATTTCCCGCGAAAAAGAATTCTTAAAACTCAAGCAAGAAAAGCAATACTTGCTCGAAAAACTACGGGCTGATCTTTGGTGCGCAGCCTTTTTTTGGCAGTATCAGGCAGGGAACAGCGTCGCGCCCACCCTTGCAGATTTGCACAACAACGAAAATTTACACCCTGAAAAACTCGCCGAGACCAAAAGACTAGCCGATATTTACAACTTTTTTCACCTGGAACTCGAGTGGCCCGAAGTTTTTAAAGACGGTGGTTTCCACTGCGTGCTTGGCAATCCCCCTTTTTTGGGGGGATCTAGAATTAGTTCAAACTTAGGCAATAAATATTTAAATTTTCTAAAGGTGCAAAATAGAAATTCGAACGTCACTACAGATCTTTGCGCGTATTTTTTTACCCGTTACTTTATGAGTTTAAAATTAAATGGCAATTTAGGTTTTATTGCAACGAGTACAATTGCTCAAGGTTATACTAAAGATGCAAGTTTAACACCGATTGTCTGTAAGTGGAGAGGTATTATAACTAACGCAATCACTTCGACTCCCTGGGAAGGGATGGCTTCTTTACAGGTGAGTGTGGTGCATATTGCGAAGGAAAAAGATCATGCGCAAAAGACAATTAATGGGATAAAAACTCATATTATAAATGAGGAACTGTCAGAAAGAAAAAGTGGAAATATTTTTGTTTTAGTTGAAAATGCTGAAGAGTCATTTCAAGGCAGTTTTATTCTTGGCAGAGGTTTTACTTTAGAGCCAAAGACTGAATTAAAAATAATGCAAGAAAACTTAGTCAATGAAAACAAAAATCCTAATGATATTTTATTTCCTTATATTACAGGTGATGACTTAAATACCAGTCCAGCGCAAGAAGCTAGTAGATATGTGATAAATTTTTTTGATTGGCCTTTAAGAAGAGCAGGGAATAAAGAGTGGGATCAAATATCAAAATCATTAGTAAATGAAAGAAAACATATTAATGGTGAAAATAATTCAATTTTCTTTGGAATTGCTGCCCCAAACTATACTGGCTCTGTTGCTGCAGATTACCCATCCGCAATAAACAGAGTTGAGAAGTTAGTAAAACCTGAAAGAGAAGAAAATATTGGAAAAAATACAATAGCGGATAATAGAGGAAAATATTGGTGGAAATATGCAAGTTCCGCAAAGGGATTATATAATTATTTAAATATTCAAAGTGAAACTTTTGCCATTGCCAGGGTATCAGCGCATTGTTGTCCAACTATAATTAATTCTAAGCAAGTATTTTCTGATAAAATTGTAGTATTAGGAACAAATATTAGATCAATTTATATTATTTTACAAAGTCACTTTCATGAATTATGGATGGATAAAAATTGTAGCACTTTAGGTAAAACAAGAACTTATTCACCTTCATCCTGCTTCGAAACCTTTCCCTTTCCGCGCCCAAGTCGGGAGCAATTGCAGATGCTAAATTCTCTGGGAGAAAAATACCTTGCCCAGCGAAAAAGTATTTGTCTTGAGCGTAATATTGGTTTGACCAAAGTTTATAATTTATTTCACAACCAGAAATTATCGAATAGCGAAGAAATAGACAAACAAAATCCACCTTTTGATGATATTTATGCCTTACGCAATCTGCACAAACAGATAAATGAAGCGGTGCTTGCTGCTTATCAATGGCAAGACATTGAGCTCTGCATGGATTTTTATGAAGGACAGGATGCAGGTAAATATTTAGAAAAGGGTGAATTTCGCTATACCCCATCTCCTGCAGCGCGGGAACAGATTCTCGAACGCCTTTCACTGCTAAACAATGAACGAAAAAAAGAAGAAGAACAGCAGCTGTTATTAGGAAAAGAAATTAAAAAATCATTTGCCTATTTTGACTTAGATGAAGAGATTAAGGGAACAGAGAGAAAAAAGGATAAACATGTAAAGGAAAAAGAATATGAGCTTAGCGAATGA
- a CDS encoding class I SAM-dependent methyltransferase, translating into MKFLDRACPICFVDSESRVWAPENFDFSKLGEYAFASRKTPEYMHYRIHHCHCCHVLYSSPIPESNYIAHTYHEAAFDSKEEADRASLTYAKLLPTISNEIKQINSALDIGTGEGSFLERLLDFGFKEVKGIEPSTAAINAARPRVKQNIIHSFFKKESFAKDTFDLITCFQTLEHLEKPTEFVESIHEILRPGGCFYTVCHNYKAFSTKILGLKSPIFDIEHMQLFSPKGMHVLLTKCGYENISIQPIFNSYPLYYWIKLFPMPLAFKKMLLNKIFSPLLKKIIIKIPAGNFYALAYKKK; encoded by the coding sequence ATGAAATTTTTAGATCGTGCTTGTCCAATCTGTTTTGTAGATTCGGAATCAAGAGTTTGGGCACCTGAAAATTTTGATTTTAGTAAGCTTGGGGAGTATGCATTTGCCTCCAGAAAAACACCTGAATACATGCACTATCGAATTCACCATTGTCATTGCTGCCATGTCTTGTATTCGAGTCCTATTCCTGAAAGTAATTATATTGCACATACTTATCATGAAGCTGCTTTTGATAGTAAAGAAGAAGCAGATCGGGCAAGTCTCACATATGCTAAACTCTTACCCACAATATCGAATGAAATAAAACAAATTAACTCTGCACTCGATATTGGGACAGGGGAAGGCTCGTTTCTTGAGCGTTTATTAGATTTTGGATTCAAAGAAGTAAAAGGGATAGAACCCTCTACGGCAGCCATTAATGCGGCACGTCCCAGAGTGAAGCAAAATATTATTCACTCTTTTTTTAAGAAGGAATCCTTTGCAAAAGATACATTTGATTTAATAACATGCTTTCAAACATTAGAGCATTTAGAAAAGCCCACAGAATTTGTAGAATCGATTCATGAGATTTTAAGACCAGGAGGATGTTTTTATACGGTTTGTCATAATTATAAAGCATTTAGCACCAAAATATTAGGTCTAAAATCACCAATTTTTGATATAGAACATATGCAGCTTTTTTCTCCAAAAGGAATGCATGTTTTATTAACTAAATGTGGATATGAAAATATAAGTATCCAGCCAATTTTTAATTCATATCCTCTTTATTATTGGATTAAACTTTTTCCTATGCCGCTTGCATTTAAGAAAATGTTACTGAATAAGATTTTTTCTCCTCTATTAAAGAAAATAATTATCAAAATCCCTGCAGGAAATTTTTATGCTCTTGCATATAAGAAAAAGTAA
- a CDS encoding helicase-related protein, translated as MDHHFSPGSLVRARGREWTVLPGSSSELCLLRPLAGREGNEETGILTKIEKIEPAEFPFPSLAEAGDASSARLLRDAARLSIRTGVGPFRSFGRISVEPRAYQLVPLILALRQESEAIRLLIADDVGVGKTIEAMLIVRELIDRHEVKRFAVLCPAHLVSQWTKELNDKFHIEAVEVTAKKAVTLEKNCSPGKGIFDEYPFTVVSIDFIKSERNRNEFYAKCPDLLVVDEAHECADSAVGKTQQLRHKLLSDVAKNPKKNILLLTATPHSGKNQAFRSLISILNPKLAEKLPENMSGSENEKLREELANYFVQRRRPDIKKFLGDNLFPERIRNNVTYNLPKLNIDLCTSILAEATQLQEENVGENSNKWRQAQWWSAFTLVLALTSSPKAAYLSLCRRSALKNAKNAEELKKQAHRDIFGSISYEQNENDDSEDESYFLSDEEVPGVSFENEEIDFINNIQLDFEENKTKKKAQIELTATKEPEAKKRGRKKKETVELEEKKIDSLERTIEEEEEFVFSQLSPKQRELALTLKSLTGKKDPKLQNLIHEILIKKCLGKKRNIVIFCRFIDTARYIYDELVIDENIQPFTQKSKLEIRTLTGKNSPEERQMVLKDFQEHIGQRILICTDCLSEGVNLQELFDTVIHYDFAWNPNRHEQREGRVDRLLQKSPEVHIFTLIGKDHPIEEIFLRILHEKQRQIRNALGVHLPITDIGEEILQLALKVKETKKEESQQILLFDDTSASFEANEKAFRLKKLETKIDKVKEEYQKTSRTFYSHSKVTVDDVKKELDAMKQSLGSQEDVERFILTLIERTRGHYVKKDNYIEAQIPDLQLKNRLGSLNKKDYSFKLSFDPNCLAEIDKLVLRTSPEVEDIARTVLETSLDGLIKNHPLKVAARAGVMRTKVVSKRTSVLLGRFRYLLREEKEEESSLVEEILPILFEGSPTDFSQDQITMGESAELILSKAQPDANVTVAERDRFLKPILEAASHLCNELSLWQKEKRMIDILETHRRVRTQGTIRRVRVECVGVPDVLGVYVFLPVVNWN; from the coding sequence ATGGATCATCATTTTTCACCTGGCTCTTTGGTGCGTGCAAGAGGGAGGGAGTGGACAGTCCTCCCTGGCAGTTCTTCCGAACTCTGTTTACTTAGACCTTTAGCAGGTAGAGAAGGAAATGAAGAAACCGGAATATTAACAAAAATTGAAAAGATAGAGCCCGCTGAATTTCCATTTCCATCGTTAGCAGAAGCAGGCGATGCTTCTTCTGCACGTTTGCTAAGAGATGCTGCAAGACTTTCAATCCGCACGGGCGTCGGTCCCTTTCGCTCCTTCGGGCGCATTTCTGTCGAACCAAGAGCTTATCAATTGGTGCCACTTATCCTTGCCCTGAGACAAGAAAGCGAAGCAATAAGACTCTTAATTGCAGATGATGTTGGAGTTGGTAAAACCATTGAAGCCATGCTTATTGTCCGAGAATTGATCGACAGGCATGAAGTAAAACGTTTTGCAGTTTTATGTCCAGCTCATTTAGTGAGTCAGTGGACAAAGGAACTTAATGATAAATTTCATATTGAGGCAGTTGAAGTCACAGCAAAAAAAGCTGTAACGCTAGAGAAAAATTGTTCTCCAGGAAAAGGAATATTTGATGAATATCCTTTTACAGTTGTGAGCATAGATTTTATTAAAAGCGAACGGAACAGAAATGAGTTTTATGCTAAATGCCCCGATCTTTTGGTGGTGGATGAAGCTCACGAATGCGCTGACTCTGCGGTGGGTAAAACCCAACAATTGAGGCATAAATTGCTGTCTGATGTTGCAAAAAATCCGAAGAAAAATATTTTATTACTTACTGCAACTCCTCACAGTGGAAAAAATCAAGCTTTTCGATCGCTTATTTCAATATTAAATCCAAAATTAGCAGAAAAATTACCTGAAAATATGTCGGGAAGTGAAAATGAAAAACTGCGCGAAGAATTAGCCAATTATTTTGTCCAGAGAAGACGGCCAGATATTAAGAAATTTTTAGGTGATAATTTATTTCCCGAGAGAATACGCAATAATGTTACATATAATTTACCTAAATTAAATATCGATCTTTGTACTTCTATTTTAGCTGAAGCCACCCAACTGCAAGAAGAAAACGTGGGTGAAAATTCTAACAAGTGGAGGCAGGCGCAGTGGTGGTCTGCATTTACACTTGTCTTAGCTCTCACCTCGAGTCCGAAAGCAGCATACCTATCACTCTGTAGAAGATCGGCATTGAAAAATGCAAAAAATGCAGAGGAATTAAAAAAGCAAGCCCACAGAGATATATTCGGCAGTATAAGTTACGAGCAGAATGAAAATGATGACAGCGAAGATGAAAGTTATTTTTTATCAGATGAAGAAGTTCCTGGAGTTTCTTTTGAAAATGAAGAAATAGATTTCATAAATAACATTCAACTTGATTTTGAAGAAAATAAAACAAAGAAAAAAGCGCAAATTGAACTAACAGCAACGAAAGAACCAGAGGCGAAAAAAAGAGGGCGCAAGAAAAAAGAAACTGTTGAGCTTGAAGAAAAAAAGATAGATTCGCTTGAAAGAACAATTGAAGAAGAGGAAGAATTTGTCTTTTCGCAGCTCAGTCCAAAGCAAAGAGAGCTTGCTTTAACCTTAAAATCGTTGACTGGGAAGAAAGATCCAAAATTACAGAATTTAATCCATGAAATCCTCATTAAGAAATGCTTAGGGAAAAAAAGAAATATTGTTATATTCTGTCGATTTATTGATACAGCAAGATACATATACGACGAATTGGTAATAGATGAGAATATTCAACCCTTCACTCAAAAAAGCAAACTCGAAATTCGCACCTTAACAGGAAAAAATTCACCTGAAGAGCGACAGATGGTGCTGAAAGATTTTCAAGAGCATATCGGACAAAGGATACTTATTTGTACGGACTGTTTAAGTGAGGGGGTCAATTTACAGGAGCTCTTTGACACAGTTATTCATTATGACTTTGCTTGGAATCCCAATCGGCATGAACAACGAGAAGGGCGTGTGGATAGATTGCTGCAGAAATCTCCAGAAGTGCATATATTTACTTTAATCGGTAAAGACCATCCAATTGAAGAAATATTTTTAAGAATTTTGCATGAAAAGCAAAGACAAATTCGCAACGCACTCGGAGTGCATTTACCTATTACAGATATCGGCGAAGAAATATTACAATTGGCTTTAAAAGTTAAAGAAACAAAAAAAGAAGAATCTCAGCAAATATTATTATTCGATGACACCTCAGCAAGTTTCGAGGCAAATGAAAAAGCCTTTCGTTTGAAAAAACTGGAAACAAAAATAGATAAAGTAAAAGAAGAATATCAAAAAACTTCAAGAACATTTTATAGTCACAGTAAAGTCACTGTCGATGATGTAAAAAAAGAACTTGATGCCATGAAGCAATCCTTAGGCAGTCAAGAAGATGTTGAAAGATTTATCTTAACTTTAATAGAGCGCACGCGCGGTCATTATGTTAAAAAAGATAATTATATAGAAGCACAAATCCCAGATTTGCAGTTAAAAAATAGACTGGGTTCTCTGAATAAAAAAGACTATTCCTTCAAACTGAGTTTCGATCCAAACTGTCTTGCAGAAATCGATAAACTTGTTTTACGCACCTCACCGGAAGTGGAAGACATTGCTAGAACAGTGCTTGAAACCTCGCTTGATGGCTTAATTAAAAATCACCCTTTAAAAGTTGCGGCAAGAGCTGGGGTTATGCGCACTAAAGTTGTGAGTAAAAGAACATCGGTTCTTTTAGGCCGGTTTCGTTACTTATTAAGAGAAGAAAAAGAGGAAGAGTCCTCGCTTGTCGAAGAAATATTGCCCATTCTGTTTGAAGGTTCTCCTACTGATTTTTCCCAGGATCAAATAACTATGGGTGAAAGTGCTGAACTTATTTTAAGTAAAGCTCAACCCGATGCCAACGTAACCGTGGCAGAAAGGGATCGTTTTTTAAAACCAATTCTAGAAGCAGCTTCTCATTTATGCAATGAATTATCCTTGTGGCAAAAAGAAAAAAGAATGATCGATATTTTAGAAACACATAGACGTGTGCGCACACAGGGAACTATCCGACGTGTGCGGGTTGAGTGTGTGGGTGTACCCGATGTCTTAGGAGTCTATGTCTTTCTTCCTGTTGTAAATTGGAATTAA
- a CDS encoding transketolase, with protein MRNELTQNLLLKSSDKNFIFLTGDLGFMALEPLKESLGERFINAGVAEQNMISVAAGLAQSGLKPWVYSIAPFVYARPFEQIRNDICLHELPVVLVGNGGGYGYGIMGPTHHAIDDYGALLGLNAMNVYIPAFDEDLSSIINLLFETKKPAYLRLGVDKKPKSFKVKPFSSWRNLFQGENATLLFIGPIVSEYLKLENNNFSCSVWLLSKLSNGENILDENFIHDVLRTRKLLIVEEHLEHGSAATMIAYELCKRNIHLEKFIHLCAKGYPSGKYGSQSFHQKESNIDSDSIFHSINRLIN; from the coding sequence ATGAGAAATGAGCTCACTCAAAATCTATTATTGAAAAGTAGTGATAAAAATTTTATTTTTTTAACAGGTGATTTAGGATTTATGGCTTTAGAGCCACTTAAAGAATCTTTAGGTGAAAGATTTATCAATGCAGGAGTGGCGGAACAAAATATGATTTCGGTTGCGGCTGGACTCGCACAATCTGGATTGAAACCATGGGTCTATAGCATTGCTCCGTTTGTCTATGCACGCCCTTTTGAACAAATTCGCAATGACATATGCTTGCATGAATTACCAGTCGTTTTAGTCGGAAATGGTGGTGGGTATGGTTATGGAATTATGGGGCCAACCCATCATGCTATTGACGATTATGGAGCATTGCTTGGTCTGAATGCAATGAATGTATATATTCCAGCCTTTGATGAGGATTTAAGCAGCATAATAAATTTATTATTTGAGACTAAAAAGCCTGCTTATTTGCGTTTGGGTGTTGATAAAAAACCGAAGTCTTTTAAAGTAAAACCATTTTCATCTTGGCGTAATTTGTTTCAGGGCGAGAATGCAACACTTCTTTTTATTGGGCCAATTGTGAGTGAGTATTTAAAATTAGAAAATAACAATTTTTCTTGCTCAGTTTGGCTATTATCAAAATTATCAAATGGTGAAAATATATTAGATGAAAATTTTATTCATGATGTACTGAGAACTCGCAAATTACTTATAGTAGAAGAGCATTTAGAACACGGTTCAGCAGCGACGATGATTGCATATGAACTTTGTAAAAGAAATATACATTTGGAAAAATTTATTCACTTATGTGCTAAAGGCTACCCTTCTGGCAAATATGGTTCTCAATCTTTTCATCAAAAGGAATCTAATATTGATTCCGATTCTATTTTTCACTCAATAAATCGGTTAATAAATTAA